One Pelodiscus sinensis isolate JC-2024 unplaced genomic scaffold, ASM4963464v1 ctg34, whole genome shotgun sequence DNA segment encodes these proteins:
- the LOC142823830 gene encoding rho-related GTP-binding protein RhoU-like, with protein sequence MPPQELLPECPLAPPVPPHQPPAAPRAGLELQCVLLGDGAVGKTSLAVSYSANGYPARYVPTALDRFSAVVQVDSTPVRLHLCDTAGQDEFDPLRRLCYPKADVFLLCFSVVAPTSFENVGERWVPELRRYCPAVPLLLVGTQCDLRQDAQLLVRLARRQEKPVPEPAARALAQKVGAVGYLECSALTQQNLKEVFDTAILAGLRHAETRGRRGRASRVRALSKAWWKKYVCVR encoded by the exons ATgcccccccaggagctgctgcccGAGTGCCCGCTTGCGCCCCCGGTGCCCCCGCACCAGCCCCCGGCGGCCCCCCGCGccgggctggagctgcagtgcgTGCTGCTGGGCGACGGGGCCGTGGGCAAGACCAGCCTGGCCGTGAGCTACAGCGCCAACGGGTACCCGGCGCGCTACGTGCCCACGGCGCTGGACCGCTTCTCGG CCGTGGTGCAGGTGGACAGCACCCCCGTGAGGCTGCACCTCTGTGACACAGCGGGGCAG gatgAGTTTGACCCGCTCCGGCGGCTGTGCTACCCCAAGGCGGACGTCTTCCTCCTCTGCTTCAGCGTGGTGGCCCCCACCTCCTTCGAGAATGTGGGGGAGCGGTGGGTGCCGGAGCTGCGCCGGTACTGCCCGGCCGTGCCCCTGCTGCTGGTGGGCACCCAGTGCGACTTGCGCCAGGACGCCCAGCTGCTCGTCCGCCTGGCCCGGCGCCAGGAGAAGCCGGTGCCCGAGCCGGCCGCCCGGGCGCTGGCCCAGAAAGTGGGGGCCGTGGGCTACCTAGAGTGCTCGGCGCTCACCCAGCAGAACCTCAAGGAGGTATTCGACACGGCCATCCTGGCGGGGCTGCGGCACGCCGAGACGCGGGGCCGGCGGGGCCGGGCCAGCCGGGTGCGGGCGCTCTCCAAGGCCTGGTGGAAGAAGTACGTCTGTGTGCGGTAG
- the LOC112545941 gene encoding melanoma-derived growth regulatory protein, translating to MHRHLLCNGTAAPTASEKGSGRRLEAQPGPSEPAASAAMANARGWAQAALLFALLGLFHGGPQLGKLAEKKLCADADCSHPISMAVAVQDYIAPDCRFLSIQRGQVVYVFSKLKGRGRLFWGGSVQGDYYGEHPARLGFFPSSVVQESQYLKPGKVQVKTDQWDFSCQ from the exons ATGCATCGGcacctgctctgcaacggcacaGCTGCTCCCACGGCCTCTGAAAAGGGCTCAGGGCGGCGACTAGAAGCGCAGCCGGGTCCGTCCGAGCCCGCAGCCTCTGCCGCCATGGCGAATgcccggggctgggcccaggccgcTCTGCTGTTCGCCCTGCTGGGGCTGTTCCATGGGGGCCCCCAGCTGGGCAAGCTGGCTGAGAAGAAGCTGTGCGCGGACGCGGACTGCAGCC ATCCCATCTCCATGGCGGTGGCGGTGCAGGATTACATCGCCCCCGACTGCCGCTTCCTCTCCATTCAGCGCGGGCAGGTCGTCTACGTCTTCTCCAAGCTGAAGGGCCGGGGCCGGCTGTTCTGGGGCGGCAGC GTGCAGGGGGATTATTACGGGGAGCACCCGGCCCGCCTGGGCTTCTTCCCCAGCAGCGTGGTGCAGGAGAGCCAGTACCTGAAGCCCGGCAAGGTGCAGGTCAAAACCGAT CAATGGGATTTCTCCTGCCAGTGA
- the SNRPA gene encoding U1 small nuclear ribonucleoprotein A, which produces MAVPETRPNHTIYINNLNEKIKKDELKKSLYAIFSQFGQILDILVSRSLKMRGQAFVIFKEISSATNALRSMQGFPFYDKPMRIQYAKSDSDIISKMKGTYVERDRKREKRKPKGPETPPVKKQMPGTTAPVSAAVQGAVPGMPQMNQGPRMMHHMAGQPPYMPPPGMIPPPGMTPGGMAPGGMAPQQMMPGQMPPTQQLSENPPNHILFLTSLPEETNELMLSMLFNQFPGFKEVRLVPGRHDIAFVEFDNEVQAGAARDALQGFKITQSNAMKISFAKK; this is translated from the exons ATGGCTGTCCCGGAAACCCGCCCCAATCACACCATCTACATCAACAACCTCAACGAGAAGATCAAGAAGGATG AGCTGAAGAAATCTCTCTACGCCATCTTCTCGCAGTTTGGCCAGATCCTGGATATCCTGGTGTCTCGGAGTCTGAAGATGAGAGGCCAAGCCTTCGTCATCTTCAAGGAAATCAGCAGTGCCACAAATGCCTTAAGGTCTATGCAGGGGTTCCCCTTCTACGACAAGCCCATG AGGATCCAGTACGCCAAGTCAGACTCGGACATCATATCGAAAATGAAAGGCACCTATGTGGAGCGGGACCGCAAGCGGGAGAAGAGGAAGCCCAAAGGCCCGGAGACGCCCCCGGTCAAGAAGCAGATGCCTGGCACGACCGCGCCGGTGTCAGCTGCGGTGCAAGGAGCTGTCCCT GGGATGCCACAAATGAACCAGGGCCCTCGCATGATGCACCACATGGCAGGCCAGCCGCCATATATGCCCCCTCCGGGCATGATCCCCCCACCTGGCATGACTCCGGGGGGTATGGCTCCTGGGGGAATGGCCCCTCAGCAGATGATGCCAGGCCAGATGCCGCCGACCCAGCAG CTCTCGGAGAACCCGCCCAACCACATCCTCTTCCTCACCAGCCTGCCGGAGGAGACCAACGAGCTCATGCTCTCCATGCTCTTCAATCA GTTCCCGGGTTTCAAGGAGGTGCGGCTGGTGCCTGGCCGGCACGACATCGCCTTCGTGGAGTTCGATAACGAGGTGCAGGCTGGCGCTGCCCGTGACGCCCTCCAGGGCTTCAAGATCACGCAGAGCAACGCCATGAAGATTTCCTTCGCCAAGAAATGA
- the ACTMAP gene encoding actin maturation protease isoform X2, translating to MAHRGGVPAPPPPTLTPHQGPPPTPQPGPALPPPPPPPPLPPPAQSLPVCGVDKAKFFKAALERAAPAPGGRDDVRELLSRRTASFSRHLKWLLYNKPVPSLIQEGPQCGLVALWMAGSLLGLSQDISLERILRVALERGYTAQGEMFSGVLLGLQASALCPACQEDGEISGLFRPGPASPPPSPEHVAEIYLLAKQGKSWRPQLWRYQQAHESNAQLTDFCPKRAGDGKVYVVPAGGVRAGLCGRTVLLYPSTTESPLAQLPPAVGQ from the exons ATGGCCCATAGGGGTGgggtgcctgcccctcccccacccactctaaccccccaccagggccctccccccaccccccagcccggccctgccttgccccctcccccgccgcctcccccgctgcccccccctgcTCAGTCCCTGCCCGTGTGCGGGGTCGACAAGGCCAAGTTCTTCAAGGCGGCCCTGGAGCGAGCGGCCcccgcgcccgggggcagagacGACGTCCGGGAGCTGCTGAGCCGCAGGACAGCCAG CTTTAGCAGGCATTTAAAGTGGCTTCTGTACAACAAGCCGGTGCCTTCCTTAATCCAAGAGGGACCTCA gtgcGGGCTGGTGGCACTGTGGATGGCAGGCTCCCTCCTCGGTCTGTCCCAGGACATCTCCCTGGAGAGGATCCTGCGGGTAGCGTTGGAGAGAGGCTACACCGCCCAAGGGGAAATGTTCTCAG GAGTCCTGCTGGGCCTCCAGGCCAGcgccctctgcccagcctgccagGAGGACGGGGAGATCTCCGGCCTCTTCCGCcccggcccagcctcccccccgcccagcccggagCACGTGGCGGAGATCTACCTGCTCGCCAAGCAGGGCAAGAGCTGGCGCCCCCAGCTGTGGCGCTACCAGCAGGCGCACGAGAGCAACGCCCAGCTGACGGACTTCTGCCCCAAGCGAGCGGGGGATGGCAAGGTGTACGTGGTGCCCGCTGGCGGCGTGAGAGCCGGGCTCTGCGGCAGGAccgtgctgctgtaccccagCACCACAGAGAGCcccctggcccagctcccccctGCGGTGGGGCAGTAG
- the ACTMAP gene encoding actin maturation protease isoform X1, whose amino-acid sequence MAGSLLGLSQDISLERILRVALERGYTAQGEMFSAADMAQLAEEVFPCRAELLSGGLEGENQERILRHLTAGCPLLLPYDEDSNHEPCRRRGFKAHWAVVSGVLLGLQASALCPACQEDGEISGLFRPGPASPPPSPEHVAEIYLLAKQGKSWRPQLWRYQQAHESNAQLTDFCPKRAGDGKVYVVPAGGVRAGLCGRTVLLYPSTTESPLAQLPPAVGQ is encoded by the exons ATGGCAGGCTCCCTCCTCGGTCTGTCCCAGGACATCTCCCTGGAGAGGATCCTGCGGGTAGCGTTGGAGAGAGGCTACACCGCCCAAGGGGAAATGTTCTCAG cggCTGACATGGCCCAGCTGGCCGAGGAGGTGTTCCCGTGCCGGGCAGAGCTGCTCTCAGGAGGCCTGGAGGGAGAGAACCAGGAAAGGATCCTTCGCCATCTGACTGCTGGCTGCCCCCTTCTGCTGCC CTACGACGAGGACTCCAACCACGAGCCCTGCCGGAGGCGCGGCTTCAAAGCCCACTGGGCCGTGGTCTCAG GAGTCCTGCTGGGCCTCCAGGCCAGcgccctctgcccagcctgccagGAGGACGGGGAGATCTCCGGCCTCTTCCGCcccggcccagcctcccccccgcccagcccggagCACGTGGCGGAGATCTACCTGCTCGCCAAGCAGGGCAAGAGCTGGCGCCCCCAGCTGTGGCGCTACCAGCAGGCGCACGAGAGCAACGCCCAGCTGACGGACTTCTGCCCCAAGCGAGCGGGGGATGGCAAGGTGTACGTGGTGCCCGCTGGCGGCGTGAGAGCCGGGCTCTGCGGCAGGAccgtgctgctgtaccccagCACCACAGAGAGCcccctggcccagctcccccctGCGGTGGGGCAGTAG
- the ITPKC gene encoding inositol-trisphosphate 3-kinase C, with translation MKQRDGSRARAKAWKKLKTMVHWSPFVVSFKKRYPWVQLAGHAGNFRAGAYGRVLKKFCAREQWCLQCLMQDSLRPHVPAYFGPAQQDGESYNQMEDLLAGFEAPSIMDCKMGVRTYLEEELREARQQPRLRHDMYEKMVAVNPGAPTPEEHAQRAVLKPRYMQWRESLSSTATLGFRIEGIKKADGTCSTNFKETRLPEQVVEALADFVAGDRTILRSYLGRLEELRAALEQSEFFKTHEVVGSSLLFVHDQTGLAKVWMIDFGKTVPLAGGQTLTHRLPWVEGNREDGYLWGLDNLIAIFSTMAQE, from the exons ATGAAGCAGCGGGACGGGAGCCGCGCCCGG GCCAAGGCGTGGAAGAAACTCAAGACCATGGTCCACTGGTCGCCCTTCGTTGTGTCCTTCAAGAAGCGCTACCCCTGGGTGCAGTTGGCCGGCCATGCGG GGAACTTCAGAGCCGGGGCCTACGGGCGGGTGCTGAAGAAGTTCTGCGCGCGGGAGCAGTGGTGTCTGCAGTGCCTCATGCAGGACTCGCTGCGCCCCCACGTGCCCGCCTACTTCGGGCCGGCCCAGCAGGACGGCGAGAGCTACAACCAGATGGAGGATCTGCTGGCCGGCTTCGAGGCGCCCTCCATCATGGACTGCAAGATGGGGGTCAG GACGTACCTGGAGGAGGAGCTGCGGGAGGCCCGCCAGCAGCCCCGGCTGCGCCACGATATGTACGAGAAGATGGTGGCGGTGAACCCGGGGGCCCCCACGCCCGAGGAGCATGCCCAGCGCGCCGTGCTCAAGCCCCGCTACATGCAGTGGAGGGAGTCGCTCAGCTCCACGGCCACGCTGGGCTTCCGCATCGAGGGCAtcaag AAAGCCGACGGCACCTGCAGCACCAACTTCAAGGAGACGCGGCTGCCGGAGCAGGTGGTTGAGGCTCTGGCCGACTTCGTGGCTGGCGACAGAACCATCTTG agaagCTACCTGGGCCGCTTGGAGGAGCTGCGGGCGGCGCTGGAGCAGTCGGAGTTCTTCAAGACCCACGAG GTGGTGGGGAGTTCTCTGCTCTTCGTCCACGACCAGACGGGGCTGGCCAAGGTCTGGATGATCGACTTCGGCAAGACGGTGCCGCTGGCCGGGGGGCAGACGCTGACGCACCGGCTGCCGTGGGTGGAGGGGAACCGGGAGGACGGCTACCTCTGGGGGCTGGACAATCTCATCGCCATCTTCAGCACCATGGCGCAGGAGTGA